In Xyrauchen texanus isolate HMW12.3.18 chromosome 13, RBS_HiC_50CHRs, whole genome shotgun sequence, a single genomic region encodes these proteins:
- the sycp1 gene encoding synaptonemal complex protein 1: MQRAFNFKLLVPPRAAVKPQETGLLEDNRVSSPSNQSYNRCMEMETSLPFPSKMVHPTRTSRIEGPKAAVMPMEKGETKLRSSQLYSRLLDEAEKIKLWKFRMDSEMSQKDRKLQENRKTIETQRKAIQELQFTNESLSMKLEDQLNENEDLRNKSNATRNLCNILKDTFERSAEKMSLFEAEREETQDLFIHNSEHIQRMGAAFESLRKQAEADQHDMLQLREGLKQLEDLKMKFESDCHSKEKEVTILLEKLQSKESNLIEVSLKLQEAQQNCSLQQESAKQHQKSLQSVMQDQQALKEKLRLTEQNKQEIEVNQRALTNELVQSMENHAEVLRKKDTEIEELNNLKWQQSNQLAEMELTVNSLQASLTSEMQSVQDLETKISSVLNELSEKDSQLEVINGQKKDYGKQIMILKDELDVKSNSLRSVKEKLQTSEDQMLQLTVALEEKQTEANQLKDAMKKTTTKNKNTEEALKKALHDFDELQEEIILKETKLKEIEGQFQGALDCGHKSSKEVERLEKDIEQQKEIYEELFLKFNDMQKQKDTMQQQVEGDALENKVLQSHLMENKANAEREKMEKEKLEREKEQLQAQVDILSTKIAGQNEESKNAQEQLKESGKNSKRELLMKDKQIKALESKLTNLKTKLETKTKAHDECQNEIFKLKEESDNTKKHHKEELHKICSDLEDKSTAEAQLNLEVQKLKQTAMDALKSKDDAEIKCQQKISDMVSLMERHKHEYDKMVEEKDAELSEKRMREAEVNASKALLELELSHLQVENDELRQQLDQIKREKVALRTSLEKDIPQKTSETKPKKGRSGTSKSLKTASTKQAAFNLFDEEENESPSRNTSATPSGTVNEVIKNPLWSLSTGRTPQIKSFRIRTPPTSDKTGSWKTSILKLDPKSDSSEFNDILSFSPRPVKSKKPMMPKDPEIGSSGMLKKVKTKISGACKSPGTALKLAAIKRMRDAGWTTVSSSDKKKTKLTEKIFA, encoded by the exons ATGCAAAGGGCATTCAACTTTAAACTATTGGTGCCCCCAAGAGCTGCAGTAAAGCCTCAGGAAACAGGCTTACTTGAAGACAACCGTGTTTCCTCCCCATCAAATCAG agCTACAACAGGTGTATGGAAATGGAGACAAGCCTGCCGTTTCCTTCCAAAATGGTGCATCCTACAAGGACATCACGAAttg AGGGACCAAAGGCTGCGGTCATGCCAATGGAAAAGGGAGAG ACAAAACTGAGATCCAGCCAGCTGTACTCCAGATTGCTGGATGAAGCAGAGAAAATCAAACTGTGGAAGTTCAGAATGGATTCGGAGATGTCACAGAAAGATAGGAAGCTTCAGGAGAACAGAAAAACTATTGAGACTCAGCGCAAAGCTATTCAAGAGCTTCAG TTTACAAATGAAAGTCTAAGCATGAAATTAGAGGATCAACTCAATGAGAATGAAGACCTTAGAAACAA GAGTAATGCAACCAGGAACTTGTGTAACATTCTGAAGGACACATTTGAGAGGTCTGCTGAGAAAATGAGTCTGT ttgagGCTGAACGGGAGGAAACTCAAGATCTTTTTATACACAACAGTGAGCATATTCAG AGGATGGGGGCAGCATTTGAAAGTCTTCGGAAGCAAGCAGAAGCTGATCAGCATGATATGTTGcaat taaggGAAGGCCTTAAACAATTAGAAGATCTTAAAATGAAGTTTGAAAGTGACTGCCATTCAAAGGAAAAGGAG GTTACTATTCTTCTAGAAAAACTCCAATCAAAAGAAAGCAATCTCATAGAAGTCTCACTAAAACTCCAAGAGGCACAGCAAAACTGCAGTTTACAACAGGAGTCTGCAA agcaACATCAGAAATCACTTCAAAGTGTTATGCAGGACCAGCAGGCCCTTAAAGAAAAACTCAGGCTGACAGAGCAAAACAAACAGGAGATTGAG gttaatcaaagagcattaacCAATGAACTGGTACAAAGCATGGAAAACCATGCAGAAGTCCTTCGGAAGAAAGATACTGAAATAGAGGAGCTGAACAACCTCAAATGGCAACAGTCAAACCAACTTGCAGAGATGGAGTTGACAGTGAATTCTCTGCAGGCCTCACTAACATCAGAAATGCAGAG TGTACAAGACCTTGAGACAAAGATAAGCTCTGTATTGAATGAACTCAGTGAGAAAGACTCACAGTTAG AAGTAATCAATGGGCAGAAAAAGGACTATGGCAAGCAAATAATGATACTCAAAGATGAGTTG GATGTGAAGTCAAACTCACTTAGGTCtgtaaaggagaaattacagACAAGTGAGGATCAGATGCTCCAGCTTACTGTAGCTCTTGAAGAGaaacaaacagaagcaaatcAACTGAAG GATGCAATGAAGAAAACaaccaccaaaaataaaaacacagaggAGGCCCTGAAAAAGGCTTTACATGATTTTGATGAGTTGCAagaagaaattattttgaaagag ACTAAATTGAAAGAGATAGAAGGACAATTTCAAGGAGCTTTGGACTGTGGTCATAAATCATCAAAAGAGGTAGAAAGATTGGAGAAGGACATAGAGCAACAGAA AGAGATATATGAGGAGCTGTTTCTGAAGTTTAATGACATGCAGAAACAGAAGGACACCATGCAGCAACAGGTTGAGGGTGATGCTCTAGAAAACAAAGTCCTACAGTCTCATCTCATG GAAAacaaagcaaatgcagaaagggAGAAGATGGAAAAAGAGAAACTTGAGAGGGAGAAAGAACAACTTCA GGCGCAGGTGGATATTTTATCTACAAAAATTGCTGGTCAAAATGAAGAGAGTAAGAATGCTCAGGAGCAGTTGAAAGAGAGT GGCAAAAACTCAAAAAGAGAACTTCTGATGAAAGACAAACAAATCAAAGCATTGGAGTCAAAG CTAACAAACTTGAAAACAAAACTAGAGACCAAAACCAAGGCTCATGATGAGTGCCAAAATGAG ATATTTAAATTGAAGGAGGAGTCTGATAACACGAAGAAACATCACAAGGAGGAGCTTCATAAAATATGCTCTGACCTTGAAGACAAATCAACAGCTGAGGCACAACTCAACCTTGAG GTGCAGAAACTGAAGCAAACAGCTATGGACGCATTGAAGAGTAAAGATGATGCAGAAATTAAATGCCAGCAGAAGATATCAGACATGGTTTCTTTGATGGAGAGGCACAAG CATGAGTATGACAAAATGGTAGAGGAAAAAGATGCAGAGCTGAGTGAAAAACGGATGAGAGAAGCTGAAGTCAATGCAAGTAAAGCGTTActg GAGCTGGAGCTGTCGCACCTGCAAGTAGAAAATGATGAGCTGAGACAACAACTTGATCagataaaaagagaaaaagtGGCCTTGAGGACATCTCTTGAAAAAGACATACCTCAAAAG ACATCTGAAACAAAACCCAAGAAAGGGAGAAGCGGGACCTCTAAAAGTCTAAAAACTGCTTCCACTAAGCAAGCAGCTTTTAATCTTTTTGATGAGGAAGAAAATGAATCTCCATCAAGAAATACATCCGCCACTCCTAGT GGAACTGTGAATGAAGTCATAAAAAACCCTTTGTGGAGTCTCAGCACTGGAAGAACACCTCAGATAAAG TCGTTCAGAATCCGGACACCACCAACATCTGATAAAACTGGGTCTTGGAAAACCAGCATCCTGAAGCTGGACCCGAAGTCGGACAGCTCAGAATTCAATGATATACTG AGTTTCTCTCCGAGACCTGTTAAGTCAAAGAAGCCAATGATGCCAAAAGACCCAGAAATAGGGAGTTCAGGCATGCTCAAGAaggtaaaaactaaaat TTCTGGTGCCTGCAAGTCTCCAGGAACAGCTCTGAAACTTGCAGCAATAAAGAGAATGCGAGATGCTGGATGGACCACAGTCAGCAGTTCAGATAAGAAGAAAACAAAGTTAACAGAGAAAATATTTGCTTGA
- the LOC127653836 gene encoding uncharacterized protein LOC127653836, protein MGVLTQLLVCGQLILVVLAVNIGTDPQRITESPSWGNESQINMAPPLNATGNYTENNASNSLSNSVYNSSDTNVTTYQHTDFTTQSNVTVKAPTIEPNTTANAQTTQSTMTSTAITSLNNITHSSNKSTSSNTTPAPKPTENAATTLIPNNTTLFNESQGAGMNHSEKSLTILFSILLGVIVLIILGLFVYKSGRRNQRRIQYTHRRLQNEDTGEQFTVPDDTLVISGGLYDGPQIYNPTMTVQNEDEFQTDEPGHAYRHTQFRLEFLREDQRSALDHESSTFQTFQANDRQLP, encoded by the exons ATGGGTGTACTGACTCAGCTTTTGGTATGTGGCCAACTAATACTGGTTGTATTGGCCGTAAACATTGGAACTGATCCTCAACGGATCACTGAGTCACCATCATGGGGTAACGAGTCTCAAATTAATATGGCTCCACCTCTGAATGCAACCGGAAACTACACAGAAAACAATGCCTCAAATTCATTGAGCAATTCTGTGTACAATTCTAGTGATACAAATGTCACCACATACCAACATACCGACTTCACCACCCAAAGCAATGTAACAGTCAAAGCACCAACAATAGAGCCAAACACAACGGCAAATGCTCAGACAACACAATCAACCATGACTTCAACAGCCATCACTTCTCTAAACAACATCACTCATAGCAGCAATAAAAGTACTTCATCAAACACAACACCAGCACCTAAACCAACAGAAAATGCGGCCACCACTCTAATTCCAAACAATACAACTCTTTTCAATGAATCTCAAG GTGCTGGCATGAATCATTCAGAGAAATCTCTGACCATTTTATTCAGCATTCTGCTTGGTGTAATAGTTCTGATAATTCTGGGACTCTTTGTGTACAAGTCTGGTAGACGTAATCAGAGAAGGATCCAATATACTCATCGCCGTCTCCAGAATGAGGATACAG GTGAGCAGTTTACAGTTCCAGATGACACACTGGTCATTTCAGGAGGACTTTACGATGGCCCACAGATTTACAACCCCACAATGACAGTGCAGAATGAGGATGAATTTCAAACAGACGAACCTGGACATGCCTACAGACATACTCAGTTCCGCTTGGAGTTTTTGCGAGAGGATCAGAGAAGTGCACTTGATCATGAATCCTCAACCTTTCAGACGTTCCAAGCAAATGATCGACAATTACCTTGA
- the LOC127653832 gene encoding sodium-coupled monocarboxylate transporter 1, translating into MIGSGGPVATFSVWDYVVFAGLILFAAGIGLFQSIRGRKDTSSNEFLLGGRQMTAVPVALSLTASFMSGITVIGTPAEAYIYGTPYWLFVFSYSIMSAISAEIFVPLFYRLGITSTYEYLEMRFNKLIRIIGTSMYIAQTILYTGMVIYAPALALNQITGLDLWGVLVATGVVCIIYCTLGGLKAVIWTDVFQMIIMLVGFVAVIARGSVLQGGLGRIWNDSYHGGRLETFSFDPDPLRRHSFWTIVVGGSLMWASMYSINQSQVQRYISCKTLTHAKLSLYLNMVGLWVTVSLAMLSGLTMYSIYKDCDPFTNKDVGATDQLLPYLVMDILADFPGLPGLFVAAAYSGTLSTVSSSINALVAVTVEDFMKPAWPWLTERQQTWINMGMSVFYGAVCIGMAGIASLMGNILQAALSIFGMISGPLLGLYLLGIFFRYVNSTGGLAGLISGLVITLWVGIGAQLYPPLPEKTLRLPLSVEGCISWDMNQTTTVTPFSTVQQTTIPNPRPALADSWYSLSYLYFCPVGILVTMITGLIVSAISGGCKQEKRRPELFIRVSDLFCFGCCRADTEKSKSDLIEKEPSHIQGLDSPVLYDNEIALKEKDLEKITRF; encoded by the exons atgattggcAGTGGAGGTCCTGTTGCAACGTTTTCAGTGTGGGACTATGTGGTCTTTGCTGGGTTGATCCTTTTTGCTGCAGGAATTGGGCTGTTCCAATCCATCCGAGGGCGAAAGGATACCAGCAGCAATGAGTTTCTACTGGGTGGCCGTCAGATGACAGCAGTACCTGTGGCTTTGTCCCTCACAGCTAGTTTCATGTCAGGTATTACTGTTATTGGAACACCTGCAGAGGCTTACATATATGGCACACCGTATTGGCTCTTCGTCTTCTCCTATTCTATCATGTCAGCAATCAGTGCAGAAATCTTCGTGCCTTTATTTTATCGCCTGGGCATCACCAGCACATATGAG TACTTGGAAATGCGTTTCAACAAGCTCATCCGAATTATTGGAACAAGCATGTATATTGCTCAAACC ATTTTATACACAGGCATGGTAATCTACGCACCTGCACTCGCCCTTAATCAAA TCACTGGTCTGGATCTGTGGGGAGTGCTGGTGGCAACAGGGGTTGTTTGCATCATCTACTGCACCCTG GGAGGGCTGAAGGCTGTGATATGGACAGATGTGTTCCAGATGATCATTATGTTGGTTGGGTTTGTGGCGGTCATTGCCCGTGGGTCTGTGCTACAGGGGGGACTTGGAAGGATCTGGAATGATAGCTACCATGGTGGACGTTTGGAAACATTTAG TTTTGATCCTGACCCTTTGAGGCGTCACAGTTTTTGGACAATTGTTGTTGGTGGCAGTCTGATGTGGGCATCAATGTATTCAATCAACCAATCGCAGGTCCAACGCTACATTTCCTGTAAGACATTGACTCATGCCAAACT ATCTTTGTATTTGAATATGGTGGGTTTATGGGTCACAGTGAGTTTGGCCATGCTTTCTGGTCTCACTATGTACTCCATCTATAAAGACTGCGATCCTTTCACGAATAAAGACGTAGGAGCCACAGACCAG CTTCTTCCTTATTTGGTGATGGACATACTAGCAGATTTCCCAGGACTGCCTGGCTTGTTTGTAGCTGCAGCATACAGTGGTACATTAag TACAGTGTCATCCAGTATAAACGCTCTGGTGGCAGTCACAGTGGAGGACTTTATGAAACCTGCATGGCCCTGGCTGACTGAGAGACAACAGACCTGGATCAACATGGGCATGA GTGTATTCTATGGAGCAGTATGCATTGGTATGGCTGGCATTGCCTCCTTGATGGGCAATATACTGCAG GCAGCTCTGTCCATTTTTGGTATGATCAGCGGCCCTCTTCTGGGCCTGTACCTGCTCGGCATATTCTTCCGCTATGTGAACTCCACT GGTGGTTTGGCTGGTTTGATTTCGGGCCTCGTTATAACATTATGGGTCGGAATTGGAGCTCAATTATATCCACCTTTACCTGAGAAGACCCTTCGCCTTCCCTTGAGTGTGGAGGGCTGCATCTCATGGGACATGAACCAAACCACTACAGTGACACCATTCAGTACTGTTCAACAAACCACAATTCCAAA CCCAAGACCAGCTTTGGCAGACAGCTGGTATTCTCTGTCCTACCTGTACTTCTGCCCTGTGGGCATACTGGTGACAATGATCACAGGACTAATAGTTAGTGCAATCTCAG GTGGCTGTAAACAGGAGAAACGTCGACCTGAGCTGTTTATCAGAGTGTCAGATCTCTTCTGCTTTGGCTGCTGTAGAGCAGACACAGAG AAATCCAAGTCAGACCTAATTGAAAAAGAGCCAAGCCACATCCAAGGGCTGGACAGTCCAGTACTCTATGACAACGAAATTGCACTGAAAGAGAAAGACCTAGAGAAGATCACAAGGTTTTAG